A single genomic interval of Festucalex cinctus isolate MCC-2025b chromosome 16, RoL_Fcin_1.0, whole genome shotgun sequence harbors:
- the frem1a gene encoding FRAS1-related extracellular matrix protein 1a isoform X8, whose translation MGRAMMKSKGQSLALLPFLLLGVTCNASLVKVNRALKVRRGQSAYLREGDLQFLIPIQKDACKVEVVLNEPITQRVGKFLPQVFNCHYRENVVKYVHNGSPLLTEDTIKLRLYRFTETDTSIEVFSLHVDIVHPDCSIIKLGPKFLQVPLFGISADVDGNVLSFHYERRSSLECSIHFNTHDTHLPAHGQLVTGKPEEAIKRGDEPMRYVEEDPARCHSDVCLRGVKPVRFFKVPCNDFLVMGLKYQHMTPPSPDIDYIAIKLDLKDTRSGNIHQSEQIWIPVQITGALSNQPPAASFMSTFILEVDQFILTPLSTATLDGEDEETPQERLIFNITKAPLDGFVAHLSDQTRRVNSFTWLDLNSMLIAYQPPNSSHTLRRHFEVVFSLQMYCMKCGGGIKNLSVQMEIEVHDFFFEKSSPITVHVSIRNADTNAPMRVSWNMGLSLLEGQSRPITWEQLQIVDNDNIDAVRIITVDGLLHGRLTVKGGKGFMFTVKDIKAGIVFYHHDDSDSTGDFIVFRITDGHHQTRHKFPIKILPKDDSPPFLIANLLLDVSQGQTTLLKGTALQASDMDSSSSDYILFNITRPPQVGEIMKFPGPGLTGYPVSSFLQRDLSQSIIYYRHTGNEAIDDSFEFVLSDFQEPPNLSEPQVVMLHIEPVPHQPPSEVPSARRCLVVKETDVVHITQQHLHFVDKDSPDNDLTYTLTTPPFYNDHRSSSEDAGRLFLVDSIPKFSKDTNAPVLRLFTQNAINFMKVAYMPPTMDIGPFPRYVQFVLSVTNRHGKTLDGICFNITVIPVDNQPPEVITNPVMVDEGGERWLGPEHLLLSDVDSVDAALQLELLREPQHGMLQLNRSPLKPGQTFTLHDLTSHRVRYSHDNSETVDDSINLAATDGVNKIHLILQVNVSPINDEVPVLVAGLKPMLTCDEGQTIIISAEYIYAIDADTDNNSLTFLIARQPDHGLVLRNGVVVDNFIQSDVDAGIISYKHTGPEIGLTPYHDTVTFVVSDEEAGKYFPCCSGRNPEISLPVYDLHITILPVNSQPPSIKTGDIFVVDEGGRAQIKASHLKVSDVDTVVDELVVSLVTLPQFGYLENVLPRPGFEKSNMGMSIDSCFYRDIIAGQINYVQSRHQKLEPTSDQLTLCVSDGKFSSAHVTFNIVVNPTNDEIPEFVAQNIAVQEGQMKHLDLTVLNATDLDVPKNVLFFRVVKPPQHGNIVRQRTNDTIDQQVNSEFTVVDFSMAELTNGKAVAYMHDDSKHLEDSFTIQLMDGSHKIQRRVMVEVTAVSDEKPHLIRNNGLEVEPGEARLITSVTLFTQDHDTPSSQVMYIFTSVPAHGVLQLKHVQNWLPLVAGENCTQEMVDMNHLRYVHRDPFGTTTGDHFLFYLFDGQNQSPSQQFNISVKRVEKGTIAVFARPVTVNRGGRVVLTTDMLFATDHADRPEELVFVITTPAAHGYLENTKHPGVTISTFSQMDIAANRVVYVHNKQASTPTEAIQFVVNNNKTSREGILEVSVKMVDLIPPSLSNKGLLIPQGFAMTLSPDRLAMTDPDTPRSALVFKILQPPRHGELLLHGNALAADSTFTQQHIEELEVTYKHNGAQSQIDRFEFTATDGANRGVLLDGKLHTEPLSFIIQIDPLDTSYPELIKLLPLWKAEILADGRYGIFLSSQELKAKDTNSKEEELIFSIVRQPYFGYLENITTGGFSREHISQMDLKWRTVVYIIKPEMESLSDSLEFRVSDRHGNTGPSHILQLKWSSVELSQGQYCVNEEDKRVSVEIIRKGNIAESSYVTVKVNEMTATAGKDFLSSSSSLIQFDPGVSLRIWNSEVIHDQLEEADEVFEVVLVLPEDTVIASVSKAQVIIKDQGRGQCKQNQQHAASTLKKTVQSDKYTQNPSGRLRKLSLGTKSSIHRDFSRKNIKKGKREMMRVVSRRSKQKASAELINSKRGPRRSFPNPRKSEHAMFARSDGTPAFQPDYQSDLPLQRCLLEILDASRPGLWLACPLIRIHLRSIVIIPD comes from the exons ATGGGAAGAGCAATGATGAAGTCAAAAGGTCAAAGCCTGGCTTTGCTTCCTTTCCTGCTTCTCGGAGTGACTTGCAACGCTTCCCTTGTAAAAGTCAATCGAGCGTTAAAGGTGAGACGGGGTCAGTCGGCCTATCTCCGGGAAGGTGACCTGCAGTTCCTCATCCCGATTCAAAAGGATGCATGCAAAGTGGAAGTGGTGTTAAATGAGCCCATAACTCAACGAGTGGGGAAATTCCTGCCTCAG GTGTTTAACTGCCATTATCGAGAAAATGTGGTCAAGTATGTCCATAATGGTTCTCCACTATTAACAGAGGACACGATTAAGCTTCGGCTGTATAG GTTCACTGAGACTGACACATCCATTGAGGTTTTTTCTCTCCACGTTGACATCGTGCATCCCGACTGCAGTATTATCAAGCTTGGACCCAAATTTTTGCAAGTTCCATTATTTGGCATCTCTGCTGATGTTGATGGCAATGTGCTGTCCTTCCATTATGAAAGGCGGTCCAGCTTAGAGTGTAGCATCCATTTCAATACGCATGACACTCACCTGCCAGCTCATGGGCAACTAGTTACTGGAAAGCCAGAGGAAGCCATCAAAAGAGGGGACGAGCCAATGCGCTACGTTGAGG AAGATCCAGCTAGATGTCATTCGGATGTTTGCCTGAGGGGTGTGAAGCCCGTCAGGTTCTTCAAAGTTCCCTGTAATGACTTCCTGGTGATGGGGCTGAAATACCAGCACATGACTCCTCCATCTCCTGACATTGATTACATTGCAATCAAGCTTGACCTCAAAGACACGAGGAGTGGCAACATACATCAG TCCGAACAGATTTGGATTCCGGTGCAGATTACAGGTGCGCTGTCAAATCAGCCCCCCGCGGCGTCATTTATGTCGACGTTCATCTTGGAGGTGGATCAGTTCATCCTCACCCCGCTATCGACTGCCACGTTAGACGGCGAGGATGAGGAAACGCCGCAAGAGAGGCTGATTTTTAACATCACCAAAGCACCTTTAGATGGCTTCGTTGCTCACCTTTCCGACCAAACTCGCCGAGTCAATTCCTTCACATGGTTGGATTTAAATAGCATGCTCATTGCGTATCAGCCCCCGAACTCCTCTCATACGCTACGCAGACACTTTgaggttgttttttctttgcaaatgtACTGTATGAAATGTGGTGGCGGAATTAAAAATCTTTCTGTGCAGATGGAAATCGAGGTTCATGATTTTTTCTTCGAAAAGAGCTCACCAATCACCGTGCACGTGTCCATAAGGAATGCTGACACCAATGCGCCAATGCGAGTTTCCTGGAACATGG GTCTCAGCCTGTTGGAAGGACAATCGCGCCCAATAACATGGGAGCAGCTCCAGATCGTGGACAATGACAACATAGACGCTGTCCGTATCATCACCGTGGACGGCCTTCTGCATGGAAGACTGACTGTCAAAG GTGGAAAGGGCTTCATGTTTACCGTCAAGGACATTAAAGCTGGGATCGTTTTCTATCACCACGACGACAGCGACTCCACCGGTGACTTCATCGTCTTCCGCATCACTGATGGTCACCACCAGACCCGCCACAAATTCCCCATAAAGATCCTCCCGAAAGACGATAGCCCCCCATTCCTTATTGCCAACTTGTTGCTCGACGTGTCCCAGGGTCAGACGACTCTGCTAAAAGGCACTGCCCTTCAGGCTTCCGATATGGACTCCTCCAGCAGCGACTACATCCTCTTTAACATCACGAGACCTCCACAGGTGGGAGAGATTATGAAGTTTCCAGGGCCAGGACTAACAG GTTACCCAGTCAGCAGTTTTTTGCAGCGAGACCTCTCTCAATCCATCATTTATTATCGACACACGGGGAATGAAGCGATTGATGACTCCTTTGAGTTTGTGCTGTCGGATTTCCAAGAACCCCCGAACTTGTCAGAGCCCCAG GTCGTCATGTTGCACATTGAGCCGGTACCACACCAACCACCTAGCGAGGTCCCTAGCGCCAGACGGTGTCTTGTGGTCAAAGAGACAGACGTGGTGCATATAACACAGCAACATCTTCACTTTGTAGACAAGGATTCGCCAGACAATGATTTGACATACACGCTTACAACTCCACCTTTCTATAATGATCATCGCAG CAGCAGCGAGGATGCAGGGAGGTTATTCCTCGTGGACAGTATACCCAAATTCAGCAAAGACACCAATGCGCCAGTGTTGAGACTCTTCACACAG AATGCCATCAACTTCATGAAAGTAGCCTACATGCCTCCAACTATGGATATTGGTCCTTTTCCTCGATATGTCCAATTTGTTCTCTCAGTCACTAATCGACATGGCAAAACACTTGATGGAATCTGCTTTAATATTACTGTGATACCAGTAGACAACCAACCACCAGAG GTCATCACCAACCCTGTAATGGTGGACGAGGGTGGTGAGCGCTGGCTTGGCCCAGAACACCTGCTGCTGTCAGACGTGGACTCCGTCGACGCAGCCTTGCAATTGGAGCTTCTGAGGGAACCGCAGCATGGGATGCTGCAGCTAAACCGCTCTCCTCTCAAACCTGGGCAAACTTTTACTTTGCATGACCTGACAAGCCACAGAGTTAG GTACAGTCATGACAATTCAGAAACTGTGGACGACAGCATTAATTTGGCTGCAACAGATGGTGTCAATAAAATCCATTTGATTCTACAAGTGAAC GTTTCTCCTATCAACGATGAGGTCCCGGTGCTGGTTGCTGGTTTGAAACCGATGCTTACGTGTGATGAGGGGCAGACAATCATCATTTCAGCTGAGTACATCTATGCAATTGACGCAGACACTGACAACAACAGCCTCACCTTCTTGATTGCACGACAGCCCGATCACGGGCTGGTGCTGAGAAACGGCGTAGTCGTCGATAACTTCATTCAGTCGGACGTCGATGCAGGCATCATCAGCTACAAGCACACAg GGCCGGAGATAGGACTCACTCCATACCATGACACTGTCACTTTTGTGGTTTCTGATGAAGAGGCAGGAAAATATTTTCCCTGCTGCAGTGGAAGAAATCCAGAAATATCTCTTCCTGTGTATGACCTCCACATCACCATTCTCCCCGTCAACAGCCAGCCACCCTCCATTAAAACAG GAGACATTTTTGTGGTAGATGAAGGCGGGAGAGCCCAGATAAAAGCAAGTCATTTGAAGGTGTCAGATGTGGACACAGTTGTGGATGAGctggtggttagtttggttACTCTGCCTCAGTTTGGCTACCTTGAAAATGTCCTACCTCGACCTGGTTTTGAGAAAAGCAACATGGGTATGAGCATAG ACTCTTGTTTTTACAGAGACATCATTGCTGGTCAAATCAACTACGTGCAGTCCAGGCACCAAAAATTGGAACCGACGAGCGATCAGTTAACCCTCTGTGTCTCAGACGGCAAATTCAGCTCTGCCCATGTAACGTTCAACATTGTTGTCAACCCAACAAACGACGAAATTCCAGAGTTTGTGGCTCAAAATATTGCa GTACAAGAAGGACAAATGAAGCATCTGGATTTGACTGTTTTAAATGCAACAGACCTGGATGTACCCAAGAATGTCTTGTTTTTCCGTGTTGTGAAACCACCTCAGCACGGCAATATCGTTCGCCAGCGCACCAATGACACCATTGATCAGCAGGTCAATTCGGAATTCACTGTGGTTGACTTCTCAATGGCAGAGCTAACGAATG GTAAAGCTGTGGCGTACATGCACGACGACTCTAAACACTTGGAAGACAGCTTCACCATCCAGTTAATGGACGGCAGCCACAAAATCCAAAGACGAGTGATGGTGGAAGTAACGGCAGTCAGTGATGAAAAGCCTCATTTAATAAG AAACAATGGACTCGAGGTGGAACCAGGAGAGGCCAGACTCATAACCAGTGTAACCCTCTTCACACAGGACCATGACACTCCCTCTTCACAGGTCATGTACATTTTTACGAGCGTACCTGCCCACGGAGTCCTACAGCTTAAG CATGTTCAAAACTGGCTGCCACTGGTGGCAGGAGAAAACTGTACCCAGGAAATGGTGGATATGAATCATCTGCGCTATGTGCACAGAGACCCGTTCGGGACTACAACAGGGgaccattttcttttctacctCTTTGAcggacagaatcagtctccttcACAGCAGTTCAACATATCCGTCAAGCGTGTGGAAAAGG GAACTATTGCTGTCTTTGCCAGGCCTGTGACTGTCAACCGCGGCGGTCGCGTAGTTCTCACCACCGACATGCTGTTTGCCACAGACCACGCAGACCGGCCCGAGGAACTCGTGTTTGTCATCACCACTCCGGCAGCTCATGGATATTTGGAGAACACCAAGCATCCTGGAGTCACTATCTCCACCTTCAGCCAGATGGACATTGCGGCAAACCGCGTGGTTTATGTGCataacaagcaagcaagcacaCCCACAGAAGCTATTCA GTTTGTTGTTAATAACAACAAGACAAGCCGCGAGGGAATCTTGGAGGTGTCAGTGAAAATGGTGGATCTCATCCCCCCGTCATTGTCCAACAAAGGGCTTCTAATTCCTCAAGGGTTCGCCATGACCCTGAGTCCGGATCGTCTTGCCATGACCGACCCTGACACCCCACGCAGCGCACTGGTCTTTAAAATCCTGCAGCCGCCTCGGCACGGTGAGCTGCTTTTGCACGGAAACGCGCTGGCGGCGGATTCCACTTTCACCCAGCAACACATCGAGGAGTTAGAGGTCACATATAAGCATAACGGAGCGCAGTCACAGATCGACCGATTCGAGTTCACCGCCACGGATGGCGCCAATCGTGGTGTCCTGCTAGATGGGAAGTTACATACAGAACCGCTGTCTTTCATAATTCAG ATCGATCCTTTGGATACATCATATCCTGAGCTTATAAAGCTTCTCCCCCTGTGGAAGGCTGAGATTTTAGCTGATGGACGATATGGAATCTTTTTGTCATCTCAGGAGCTCAAAGCCAAAGACACGAACAGCAAAGAAGAAGAgctgattttttccattgttCGGCAGCCCTATTTTGGTTACCTCGAAAATATCACCACAG GTGGTTTCTCACGAGAGCATATCTCGCAAATGGATCTGAAATGGAGAACAGTTGTCTACATCATCAAACCGGAGATGGAGTCTCTGTCAGACAGCTTGGAATTCAGGGTTTCAGATCGCCATGGAAACACTGGACCATCTCACAT ACTCCAGCTGAAGTGGTCGAGTGTTGAGCTGTCCCAGGGCCAATACTGCGTGAATGAGGAGGACAAAAGAGTCTCGGTGGAGATCATTCGAAAAGGAAATATAGCAGAATCTTCATATGTCACTGTTAAG GTGAACGAGATGACCGCAACTGCAGGAAAAGATTTCCTCTCAAGCTCATCTTCTCTTATCCAGTTTGATCCAG GTGTATCACTGAGGATCTGGAACAGTGAAGTCATTCACGATCAACTTGAAGAGGCAGATGAAGTATTTGAAGTTGTCCTCGTTCTTCCAGAAGACACAGTTATTGCCAGCGTCAGCAAAGCTCAAGTTATCATCAAGGACCAGGGAAGAG GGCAGTGCAAGCAAAACCAGCAACATGCAGCATCTACACTCAAAAAGACAGTTCAGTCTGACAAATACACTCAGAATCCATCTGGAAGACTCAGAAAACTGTCCCTTGGcacaaaatcatccatccacAGAGACTTCTCCAGAAAGAACATCAAG aaaGGAAAAAGGGAAATGATGCGTGTTGTTAGCAGGCGGAGTAAGCAGAAGGCATCGGCCGAGCTCATTAATTCAAAACGTGGCCCTCGGAGATCTTTCCCCAACCCTAGAAAAAGTGAACAT GCCATGTTTGCCAGAAGTGATGGGACTCCTGCATTTCAACCAGACTACCAATCAGATCTTCCATTGCAACGGTGTCTCCTGGAAATCCTGGATGCCAGCAGACCAGGTCTTTGGCTTGCGTGTCCACTAATTCGAATTCATCTCCGTTCAATTGTCATTATTCCTGACTAA